In a genomic window of Halostella litorea:
- a CDS encoding HVO_2901 family zinc finger protein, protein MHTCRNCNRSFPTELALDLHRDTCADADMVCRVCGERFREGAATRDGWHYRCPSEECDGEGRGEDLVAVSDAKVTL, encoded by the coding sequence ATGCACACCTGTCGTAACTGCAATCGGAGCTTCCCGACCGAACTCGCCCTCGACCTGCATCGCGACACCTGCGCCGACGCCGACATGGTCTGTCGCGTCTGCGGCGAGCGCTTCCGCGAGGGCGCGGCCACACGCGACGGCTGGCACTACCGATGTCCGAGCGAGGAGTGCGACGGCGAGGGACGCGGGGAGGACCTCGTCGCGGTATCGGACGCGAAAGTGACGCTATAG
- a CDS encoding GNAT family N-acetyltransferase — protein MDVHEPDTVDGEAIRDVAGRSLRASYGLSPETIEALVHEQQGDDRLDDLAADERGVVVVATGETGVTGFAQGEVDDEGRGNVRWHHVAPEARGQGVGTELFERIEAALEERGAESVRAHVLADNMEGAQFFERFGYAEADTTEVEIAGEEHSVNLFVPEEGVEAESGDDRTDPGEVPDTVEADGETLYVDHDEELPGDKGPFFELYSDEARESLYAYWCSHSESVVAAGDDLGRLECPDCGNVHRADEWDDSYL, from the coding sequence ATGGACGTACACGAACCGGACACCGTCGACGGCGAGGCGATCAGGGACGTTGCCGGGCGGTCGCTCCGCGCGTCGTACGGCCTCAGCCCGGAGACCATCGAGGCCCTGGTGCACGAACAGCAGGGGGACGACCGCCTCGACGACCTGGCCGCCGACGAGCGCGGCGTCGTGGTCGTCGCGACGGGCGAGACCGGGGTCACCGGCTTCGCGCAGGGCGAGGTCGACGACGAGGGCCGCGGGAACGTCCGGTGGCACCACGTCGCGCCGGAGGCCCGCGGGCAGGGGGTCGGGACGGAACTGTTCGAGCGCATCGAGGCGGCCCTCGAGGAGCGCGGCGCGGAGTCCGTCCGCGCGCACGTGCTCGCGGACAACATGGAGGGCGCGCAGTTCTTCGAGCGGTTCGGCTACGCGGAGGCCGACACGACGGAGGTGGAGATAGCCGGCGAGGAACACTCGGTCAACCTGTTCGTGCCGGAGGAGGGAGTCGAGGCCGAGAGCGGCGACGACCGAACCGACCCGGGCGAGGTGCCAGACACCGTCGAGGCCGACGGCGAGACGCTGTACGTCGACCACGACGAGGAGCTTCCGGGCGACAAGGGGCCGTTCTTCGAACTGTACTCCGACGAGGCCCGCGAGTCGCTGTACGCCTACTGGTGCTCCCACTCGGAGAGCGTGGTCGCGGCGGGCGACGACCTCGGCCGGCTGGAATGTCCGGACTGCGGGAACGTCCACCGCGCCGACGAGTGGGACGACAGCTACCTATAG
- a CDS encoding PH domain-containing protein, whose protein sequence is MESLHPRIRVVWGLGAAVAAAVLTVLTGIGVRGAPAVGVDLGVVADLGLALPVALGVLVFVLGLAHALVHYRIWRFDLQEDALYLERGVLTRVDTVVPFVRVQHVDTQRGPVERATGLASVVVYTAGSRGADVTIPGLTPERAQALQSELRELARESEQQDAV, encoded by the coding sequence ATGGAGAGCCTCCACCCGCGGATCCGCGTCGTCTGGGGCCTCGGTGCCGCCGTCGCCGCGGCCGTGTTGACCGTCCTGACGGGCATCGGCGTCCGCGGCGCCCCCGCCGTCGGCGTCGACCTCGGCGTCGTCGCTGACCTCGGCCTCGCCCTGCCGGTCGCGCTCGGCGTCCTCGTGTTCGTCCTCGGCCTCGCCCACGCGCTCGTCCACTACCGCATCTGGCGGTTCGACCTGCAGGAGGACGCGCTGTACCTCGAACGCGGCGTCCTGACCCGCGTCGACACCGTCGTCCCGTTCGTCCGCGTCCAGCACGTCGACACCCAGCGCGGCCCGGTAGAGCGCGCGACGGGGCTGGCGAGCGTCGTCGTGTACACCGCCGGATCGCGCGGGGCCGACGTGACGATCCCCGGCCTGACGCCCGAACGCGCACAGGCGCTCCAGTCCGAACTCCGGGAACTGGCGCGGGAGAGCGAACAGCAGGATGCGGTGTAA
- a CDS encoding PH domain-containing protein gives MKLHPISLPYRGVSRGFTGASGLFFLGVVAAGPFGLEGLSLTIPLAVFGFVVGVAYEVAYYRRFEYELTDDTFDIDSGVVARREREIPLHRIQNVDISQNIVQRALDVAVLTIETAGGGETEASLQYVGYDEAKRLQSELRRAKSRDPGAEAAASADDGPAPTAAAACGYDPDEETEQLFAIQTPELLLLSLASVSPGALVLSVLFFPYVELVDLSTILAFFTPSTPQPSALLVVSRLVALVVGAWVISAALTFARYYDFELTRVGDELQYERGLLQRYSGSIPIEKVQTVTMTDNPVTRTAGYATLVVETAGYAAGQAAGSESAVPLARRDHVLELASSVEAFDDPAFERPPSRARRRYLGRYSIGVGVLTAVLYGVNRAFGAPDAWYAALALLVAVPVAAQLTWKHRGYDLQDDHVVTRAGFWTRTTKVVPYYRLQTVVRSRNPFQRRWGLANLTADTAGSFSIRQRDATAIDVDADDAARIRGLLRDRLQTSLRERRERPAADQAADAVPNGDGAGEPADGGKADEVSGNGAVSRDDGDAEDTLRDDRPADPDGEDRERDPDAN, from the coding sequence ATGAAGCTCCACCCGATATCGCTGCCGTACCGCGGCGTCTCGCGCGGCTTTACCGGCGCGTCCGGCCTGTTCTTCCTCGGCGTCGTCGCCGCGGGACCGTTCGGGCTGGAGGGGCTGTCCCTCACGATTCCCCTCGCCGTGTTCGGCTTCGTCGTCGGCGTCGCCTACGAGGTGGCGTACTACCGCCGGTTCGAGTACGAACTGACCGACGACACGTTCGACATCGACTCCGGCGTCGTCGCCCGCCGGGAGCGGGAGATACCGCTCCACCGGATCCAGAACGTCGACATCAGCCAGAACATCGTCCAGCGCGCGCTCGACGTGGCCGTCCTCACCATCGAGACGGCCGGCGGCGGCGAGACGGAGGCGTCCCTCCAGTACGTCGGCTACGACGAGGCGAAGCGCCTCCAGAGCGAACTCCGCCGCGCGAAAAGCCGGGACCCGGGGGCCGAGGCGGCGGCGTCCGCGGACGACGGCCCCGCTCCGACGGCCGCCGCGGCGTGCGGCTACGACCCCGACGAGGAGACCGAACAGTTGTTCGCGATTCAGACGCCCGAACTCCTGCTTCTCAGCCTCGCCTCGGTCAGCCCCGGGGCGCTCGTCCTCTCGGTCCTCTTTTTCCCGTACGTCGAACTGGTCGACCTGTCGACGATCCTCGCCTTCTTCACGCCGTCGACCCCGCAGCCGTCGGCGCTGCTCGTCGTCTCGCGGCTCGTCGCGCTCGTGGTCGGCGCGTGGGTGATCAGCGCGGCGCTGACGTTCGCCCGGTACTACGACTTCGAGCTCACCCGCGTCGGCGACGAACTGCAGTACGAGCGCGGCCTGCTCCAGCGCTACAGCGGGTCGATCCCCATCGAGAAGGTCCAGACGGTGACGATGACCGACAACCCCGTCACGCGGACCGCGGGGTACGCGACGCTCGTCGTCGAGACGGCGGGGTACGCGGCCGGGCAGGCCGCCGGCTCCGAGTCCGCCGTGCCGCTGGCCCGCCGGGATCACGTGCTGGAGCTCGCGTCGTCGGTCGAGGCGTTCGACGACCCGGCGTTCGAGCGGCCGCCGAGCCGCGCCCGCCGGCGCTACCTGGGGCGCTACTCCATCGGCGTCGGCGTGCTGACCGCCGTCCTGTACGGCGTGAACCGCGCCTTCGGCGCGCCGGACGCGTGGTACGCCGCCCTCGCGTTGCTCGTCGCCGTCCCGGTCGCCGCCCAGCTCACGTGGAAACACCGCGGGTACGACCTGCAGGACGACCACGTCGTCACGCGGGCCGGCTTCTGGACGCGGACGACCAAGGTCGTCCCCTACTACCGCCTCCAGACGGTCGTCCGGAGCCGGAACCCCTTCCAGCGACGGTGGGGGCTGGCGAACCTCACCGCCGACACGGCAGGCTCGTTCAGCATCCGGCAGCGCGATGCGACGGCGATAGACGTCGACGCCGACGACGCCGCCCGCATCCGGGGACTGCTCCGCGACCGGCTCCAGACGAGCCTGCGCGAGCGCCGCGAGCGACCGGCGGCCGACCAGGCCGCCGACGCGGTCCCGAACGGCGACGGCGCGGGGGAGCCGGCTGACGGCGGCAAGGCCGACGAAGTGTCCGGCAACGGAGCGGTATCCCGGGACGACGGCGACGCAGAAGACACGTTGCGGGACGACCGTCCCGCCGACCCCGACGGCGAGGACCGGGAGCGCGACCCGGACGCGAACTGA
- the gatE gene encoding Glu-tRNA(Gln) amidotransferase subunit GatE — protein sequence MTEYDYEALGLVAGLEIHQQLDTATKLFCECPTELREPDEATRTFTRYLHPTKSELGEIDEAALEESQVDREFEYLAYDTTCLVEADDEPPHRLDAEAMEVALEIAQLLDMNPVDQAHVMRKIVVDGSNTSGFQRTTKVASDGAIETDAGTVRIEDLMLEEESAQRVAETDDGVRYSLDRLGIPLVEIGTKPDISTPEQARAAAERIGMLLRSTGAVKRGLGTIRQDVNVSIADGARVEMKGVQSLDDIDDLIRNEVRRQVELLDVAEELQARGAAVGDPTDVTDAFADTDSGVIRGAIDDGGAVKAVPLYGFDGLVGREIQPDRRLGTELSDHAKRHGAGGIFHTDELPAYGVTDEEVAALREAVGAGEDDAVAIVADDEGTAAAAVEAAAERAAVAIEEVPEETRGANEDGTSSYLRPLPGAARMYPETDVPPVEPDVADVETPELLTEKVERYQDEHGLDAGLAEQVAYGRRMPLFEDLVRAGVDPTLAAGTLESTLTALRRDDVPVDALTDDHLRDAVTLVDEGEVPSEGIEDLLTALAEDPGMTAAEAVEAENLGGVDESEVREAVVEVVERNADQVEQEGMGAFSGLMGEAMGALRGKADGDLVSQVLREEIQQRA from the coding sequence ATGACGGAGTACGACTACGAGGCGCTCGGGCTGGTCGCCGGGCTGGAGATCCACCAGCAACTGGACACGGCGACGAAGCTGTTCTGCGAGTGCCCGACCGAGCTGCGCGAGCCCGACGAGGCCACGCGGACCTTCACACGCTACCTCCACCCGACGAAGAGCGAACTGGGCGAGATAGACGAGGCGGCCTTGGAGGAGAGCCAGGTCGACCGCGAGTTCGAGTACCTCGCCTACGACACTACCTGCCTCGTCGAGGCGGACGACGAGCCGCCCCACCGCCTCGACGCGGAGGCGATGGAGGTCGCCCTGGAGATCGCACAGCTACTCGACATGAACCCCGTCGACCAGGCCCACGTCATGCGGAAGATCGTCGTCGACGGGTCGAACACCTCCGGCTTCCAGCGGACGACGAAGGTCGCAAGCGACGGGGCCATCGAGACCGACGCCGGCACCGTCCGGATCGAGGACCTGATGCTGGAGGAGGAGAGCGCCCAGCGCGTCGCCGAGACCGACGACGGCGTCCGCTACTCGCTGGACCGCCTCGGCATCCCCCTCGTGGAGATCGGCACGAAGCCCGACATCAGCACGCCCGAGCAGGCCCGCGCCGCCGCCGAGCGCATCGGCATGCTGCTGCGGTCGACCGGCGCGGTCAAGCGCGGCCTCGGCACGATCCGCCAGGACGTGAACGTCTCCATCGCCGACGGCGCGCGCGTCGAGATGAAGGGCGTCCAGAGCCTCGACGACATCGACGACCTCATCCGCAACGAGGTCCGGCGGCAGGTCGAACTGCTCGACGTCGCCGAGGAACTGCAGGCCCGCGGCGCGGCGGTCGGCGACCCGACCGACGTGACCGACGCCTTCGCCGACACGGACAGCGGCGTGATCCGCGGGGCGATAGACGACGGCGGCGCGGTGAAGGCCGTCCCGCTGTACGGGTTCGACGGCCTCGTCGGCCGGGAGATCCAGCCCGACCGCCGCCTCGGCACGGAGCTTTCCGACCACGCCAAGCGCCACGGCGCGGGCGGCATCTTCCACACCGACGAACTCCCCGCCTACGGCGTCACCGACGAGGAGGTCGCGGCCCTGCGCGAGGCGGTCGGCGCCGGCGAGGACGACGCGGTCGCCATCGTCGCCGACGACGAGGGGACGGCCGCCGCGGCGGTCGAGGCCGCCGCCGAGCGCGCCGCCGTCGCCATCGAGGAGGTGCCGGAGGAGACCCGCGGCGCGAACGAGGACGGCACCTCGTCGTACCTCCGCCCGCTCCCCGGCGCGGCGCGGATGTACCCCGAGACGGACGTGCCGCCCGTCGAACCGGACGTCGCGGACGTCGAGACGCCCGAACTGCTCACCGAGAAGGTCGAGCGCTACCAGGACGAGCACGGGCTGGACGCCGGCCTCGCCGAGCAGGTCGCCTACGGCCGCCGGATGCCGCTGTTCGAGGACCTGGTTCGGGCCGGCGTCGACCCGACGCTCGCCGCGGGGACACTGGAGTCGACGCTCACCGCGCTCCGCCGGGACGACGTGCCGGTCGACGCGCTGACCGACGACCACCTCCGCGACGCCGTCACGCTCGTCGACGAGGGCGAGGTGCCAAGCGAGGGGATCGAGGACCTCCTGACCGCGCTCGCGGAGGACCCCGGGATGACCGCCGCCGAGGCCGTCGAGGCGGAGAACCTGGGCGGCGTCGACGAGAGCGAGGTGCGCGAGGCCGTCGTCGAGGTCGTCGAACGCAACGCCGACCAGGTCGAACAGGAGGGGATGGGTGCGTTCTCCGGCCTCATGGGCGAGGCGATGGGCGCGCTGCGGGGCAAGGCGGACGGCGACCTCGTCAGCCAGGTGCTCCGCGAGGAGATCCAGCAGCGGGCGTAG
- a CDS encoding RNA methyltransferase has product MSAPTVVVVEPQTPGNVGTIARAMKNFGFSDLKLVDPPELDRDGEAYGFAGQAREDVLPNADVVTFDEVVENYHTVGMTAITNEDCRKHTRFPYVTPAELADDLATVDADTALLFGREDNGLRNDELERVDRIGAIPASADYSSLNLGQAATVTLYELRDLTLDETQLPDRERERAAQPAVERLHDEFSGFLDALGHPAEKQPKTERMLRRVVGRTHPTERETSRLTGLFRKAADRLDRDE; this is encoded by the coding sequence ATGAGCGCGCCGACGGTCGTCGTCGTCGAGCCACAGACCCCGGGCAACGTCGGGACCATCGCCCGGGCGATGAAGAACTTCGGGTTCTCGGACCTGAAGCTCGTCGACCCGCCGGAACTCGACCGCGACGGCGAGGCGTACGGCTTCGCCGGGCAGGCCCGCGAGGACGTGTTGCCCAACGCCGACGTCGTGACGTTCGACGAGGTGGTCGAGAACTACCACACGGTCGGCATGACGGCGATCACCAACGAGGACTGCCGGAAGCACACCCGCTTCCCGTACGTCACGCCGGCCGAACTCGCCGACGACCTGGCGACCGTCGACGCCGATACCGCGCTCCTGTTCGGCCGCGAGGACAACGGCCTCCGGAACGACGAACTGGAGCGCGTCGACCGGATCGGCGCGATCCCGGCCAGCGCCGACTACTCGTCGCTGAACCTCGGGCAGGCGGCGACCGTGACGCTGTACGAACTGCGCGACCTGACGCTCGACGAGACCCAGTTGCCCGACCGGGAGCGCGAACGGGCGGCCCAGCCGGCGGTGGAGCGCCTCCACGACGAGTTCTCGGGGTTCCTCGACGCCCTGGGCCACCCCGCGGAGAAACAGCCCAAGACCGAGCGGATGCTCCGCCGCGTCGTCGGCCGGACCCACCCCACCGAACGCGAGACGTCGCGGCTGACGGGGCTGTTCCGGAAGGCGGCCGACCGCCTCGACCGCGACGAGTAG
- a CDS encoding cbb3-type cytochrome c oxidase subunit I — MVSSATQLSMTAAMGLLLLVVARWVGTLEDWRSYTPSGVGRGGTATERETVEKPGGIVRWLTTVDHKDIGLLYGLFAVISFAWGGIAVLLMRTELTTASTAFLSTGTYNALLTSHGITMLFLFGTPILAAFSNYLIPLLIGADDMAFPRINAIAFWLLPPGALLIWGGILLEPFGAIEGAQTAWTIYPPLSVQQTNPGVDLLILGLHLTGVSATMGAINFVATIFTERGEEVGWSNLDIFSWTILVQSAQIIFAFPLLGSALVMLLLDRNFGTTFFAVEGGGPILWQHLFWFFGHPEVYILVLPPMGLISYILPRFAGRKLFGFKFVVYSTLALGVLSFGVWAHHMFTTGIDPRLRASFMAVSIAIAIPSAVKTFNWMATMWNGALRLTAPMLFCIGFIANFIIGGVTGVFEAAIPVDMVLHDTYHVVAHFHYVIMGAIAFAVFAGIYYWFPLVTGRWYQRTLAKWHFWLSMVGTHLTFFPMVLLGYGGMPRRYATYELTVGPQAYFVGLHQLVTLGAFVLAAGQLIFVWNLIVSWLEGKRVEDGDPWDLAERGLKTREWDWFEQQRTAPDGGSPAAPEGSERHAD, encoded by the coding sequence ATGGTTTCGAGCGCGACGCAGCTCTCTATGACGGCGGCGATGGGTCTGTTGCTCCTCGTCGTCGCCCGGTGGGTCGGCACGTTGGAGGACTGGCGGTCGTACACGCCCAGCGGCGTCGGCCGCGGCGGGACGGCGACCGAGCGCGAGACCGTCGAGAAGCCGGGCGGCATCGTCCGGTGGCTCACGACGGTCGACCACAAGGACATCGGGCTGCTGTACGGCCTCTTCGCCGTCATCTCGTTCGCGTGGGGCGGGATCGCGGTCCTGCTGATGCGGACCGAACTGACGACGGCGTCGACCGCGTTCCTCTCGACGGGGACGTACAACGCCCTGCTGACGAGCCACGGGATCACGATGCTGTTCCTGTTCGGGACGCCGATACTGGCGGCGTTCTCGAACTACCTTATCCCCCTGCTCATCGGCGCGGACGACATGGCGTTCCCCCGGATCAACGCCATCGCGTTCTGGCTGCTCCCGCCCGGCGCGTTGCTCATCTGGGGCGGCATCCTGCTGGAACCGTTCGGCGCGATCGAGGGCGCACAGACCGCCTGGACGATCTACCCGCCGCTGTCGGTCCAACAGACCAACCCCGGCGTCGACCTGCTGATACTGGGCTTGCACCTGACGGGGGTCTCGGCGACGATGGGGGCGATCAACTTCGTCGCCACCATCTTCACCGAGCGCGGCGAGGAGGTCGGCTGGTCGAACCTCGACATCTTCTCGTGGACGATCCTCGTCCAGTCGGCCCAGATCATCTTCGCGTTCCCGCTGCTGGGCAGCGCGCTGGTTATGCTGCTGCTCGACCGGAACTTCGGGACGACGTTTTTCGCCGTGGAGGGCGGCGGCCCGATCCTCTGGCAGCACCTGTTCTGGTTCTTCGGCCACCCCGAGGTGTACATCCTCGTCCTCCCGCCGATGGGCCTGATAAGCTACATCCTCCCGCGGTTCGCGGGGCGGAAGCTGTTCGGGTTCAAGTTCGTCGTCTACTCGACGCTTGCGCTCGGCGTCCTCTCGTTCGGCGTCTGGGCGCATCACATGTTCACGACGGGCATCGACCCGCGCCTCCGCGCTAGCTTCATGGCCGTTTCCATCGCCATCGCCATCCCGAGCGCGGTCAAGACGTTCAACTGGATGGCGACGATGTGGAACGGCGCGCTCCGCCTGACAGCGCCGATGCTGTTTTGCATCGGGTTCATCGCCAACTTCATCATCGGCGGCGTCACCGGCGTGTTCGAGGCGGCGATCCCCGTCGACATGGTGCTCCACGACACGTACCACGTCGTCGCGCACTTCCACTACGTCATCATGGGCGCCATCGCCTTCGCCGTGTTCGCGGGGATCTACTACTGGTTCCCGCTGGTGACGGGACGGTGGTACCAGCGCACGCTCGCGAAGTGGCACTTCTGGCTCTCGATGGTCGGCACCCACCTCACCTTCTTCCCGATGGTGTTGCTCGGCTACGGCGGGATGCCCCGGCGCTACGCGACCTACGAGCTGACGGTCGGCCCGCAGGCGTACTTCGTCGGCCTCCACCAGCTGGTGACCCTGGGGGCGTTCGTGCTCGCCGCCGGGCAGCTGATCTTCGTCTGGAACCTCATCGTGTCGTGGCTGGAGGGCAAGCGCGTCGAGGACGGCGACCCCTGGGACCTGGCGGAGCGCGGCCTCAAGACCCGCGAGTGGGACTGGTTCGAGCAGCAGCGGACTGCCCCCGACGGCGGCTCCCCGGCCGCGCCGGAGGGCAGCGAGCGCCACGCCGACTGA